The Nocardioides sp. S5 genome includes a window with the following:
- a CDS encoding type II secretion system F family protein — MSTAIWGGALGGVAAVGLLMVVLRVMVLRRPQLDVRVMPYLRDVPLRDQPRALHPAPSSPTSAAAGIFGPVLRSAADLVERVLGGSSSVRRRLQRAGLDRTVQDFRIEQVVWGLVGFGAAAAIALLRALGGVGGVGSAVVFCLLGFVCGVFLRDNRLSTQVKNRERQVLTEFPTVAELLALSVAAGESPVAALDRVVRRSHGALSEDLAQVLARIRTGEPVGQAFESLARSTGLPIVARFATGITVAMERGTPLADVLHAQAADVREAGRRLLIETAARKEIAMMAPVVFFVLPVTILFAFYPGVLGLRLTTP; from the coding sequence GTGAGCACCGCGATCTGGGGCGGAGCGCTCGGCGGCGTCGCCGCGGTCGGCCTGCTCATGGTCGTGCTCCGGGTGATGGTGCTGCGCCGTCCGCAGCTCGACGTGCGGGTTATGCCCTACCTCCGTGACGTCCCGCTCCGCGACCAGCCGCGGGCGCTCCACCCAGCGCCCAGCAGCCCGACATCGGCCGCCGCCGGGATCTTCGGACCCGTGCTGCGTTCGGCCGCCGACCTCGTCGAGCGCGTCCTCGGTGGCAGCAGTTCCGTACGCCGTCGCCTGCAGCGCGCCGGGCTCGACCGGACCGTGCAGGACTTCCGCATCGAGCAGGTGGTGTGGGGTCTGGTCGGCTTCGGCGCAGCCGCCGCGATCGCGCTGCTCCGGGCTCTGGGAGGTGTCGGCGGCGTCGGGTCCGCGGTGGTGTTCTGCCTCCTCGGCTTCGTCTGCGGTGTCTTCCTGCGCGACAACCGGCTCAGCACCCAGGTGAAGAACCGCGAGCGCCAGGTGCTCACCGAGTTCCCCACCGTCGCCGAGCTGCTTGCGCTCTCGGTCGCGGCGGGCGAGAGCCCGGTCGCCGCGCTCGACCGGGTCGTACGCCGCAGCCACGGCGCGCTGTCGGAGGATCTGGCCCAGGTGCTGGCGCGGATCCGCACCGGTGAGCCGGTCGGCCAGGCCTTCGAGTCCCTCGCTCGCTCCACAGGTCTGCCGATCGTGGCGCGCTTCGCCACCGGCATCACTGTCGCGATGGAGCGCGGCACACCACTGGCCGACGTGCTGCACGCCCAGGCCGCCGACGTACGCGAGGCCGGACGCCGACTGCTGATCGAGACCGCCGCGCGCAAGGAGATCGCGATGATGGCGCCCGTCGTCTTCTTCGTGCTCCCGGTGACCATCCTGTTCGCCTTCTACCCCGGCGTGCTGGGCCTGCGCCTCACCACGCCCTGA
- a CDS encoding type II secretion system F family protein — protein sequence MGALVGLGVGVGLLLVWSAFALPRQPRTPTPTSTALGRLLGRAGLGDVTSASVLSLCAVLFVVAFVLVQAVSRTAPVAVVFAAMAAYLPIAVLRQRAARRLRDFAEVWPEAVDNLASAVRAGLSLPDAVAALGTTGPEALRADFARFALDYQVTGRFGECLDRLKDRLADPVGDRVIEGLRLAREVGGGDLGRLLRNLSGFLRDDARTRSELESRQAWTVNGARLAVSAPWIVLLLMSFQTTAIRQYASPGGVIVLGIGAGVCVLAYTAMMRIGRLPVEKRILS from the coding sequence ATGGGCGCGCTGGTCGGACTCGGCGTGGGCGTGGGGCTGCTGCTGGTCTGGTCGGCCTTCGCGCTGCCGCGCCAGCCGCGCACCCCGACGCCCACGTCGACGGCGCTGGGGAGGCTGCTCGGCCGGGCGGGTCTGGGAGACGTCACCTCCGCGAGCGTGCTGTCGCTGTGCGCCGTCCTCTTCGTGGTCGCCTTCGTGCTGGTGCAGGCCGTCTCCCGCACCGCTCCGGTGGCCGTCGTCTTCGCCGCGATGGCGGCCTACCTGCCGATCGCGGTCCTGCGCCAGCGGGCTGCCCGGCGACTGCGCGACTTCGCCGAGGTGTGGCCCGAGGCGGTCGACAACCTCGCCAGCGCCGTACGCGCGGGGCTGTCCCTGCCCGACGCCGTCGCCGCGCTCGGCACCACCGGCCCCGAGGCGCTGCGCGCCGACTTCGCCCGCTTCGCCCTCGACTACCAGGTCACCGGCCGCTTCGGCGAGTGCCTCGACCGGCTCAAGGACCGCCTCGCCGACCCCGTCGGGGACAGGGTGATCGAGGGCCTGCGGCTCGCCCGCGAGGTGGGTGGCGGCGACCTCGGCCGCCTGCTGCGCAACCTCTCGGGCTTCCTGCGCGACGACGCCCGCACGCGCTCGGAGCTCGAGTCGCGTCAGGCGTGGACGGTCAACGGCGCCCGCCTCGCGGTCTCGGCGCCCTGGATCGTGCTGCTGCTGATGTCGTTCCAGACCACGGCCATCCGGCAGTACGCGTCGCCCGGCGGCGTGATCGTCCTCGGGATCGGAGCAGGGGTCTGCGTGCTCGCCTACACCGCGATGATGCGCATCGGCCGGCTCCCGGTCGAGAAGCGGATCCTGTCGTGA
- a CDS encoding CpaF/VirB11 family protein yields the protein MVLLTAVNIRKFLLRAHRLSDLVALGSLTPQAAAFLEASVRAGMNILVAGGTQAGKTTMLNCLAAAVPGGERVISAEEVFELRFNHPDWVAMQTRQAGLEQTGAIVLRDLVKEALRMRPSRILVGEVRAAECLDLLLALNSGLPGMCTLHANSAREALVKMCTLPLLAGDNISARFVVPTVASSVDLVVHLGLGADGVRRVNEVVAVPGRVEADVIEVEPVFVRDGAELRRTGGVPPKVERYERVGIDIHQVLTSTAGEH from the coding sequence GTGGTTTTACTCACTGCGGTCAACATCCGCAAGTTCCTCCTCCGCGCGCACCGCCTGTCCGATCTCGTGGCGCTGGGCAGCCTCACGCCGCAGGCGGCGGCGTTCCTCGAGGCGTCGGTGCGGGCGGGGATGAACATCCTCGTCGCCGGAGGCACCCAGGCCGGCAAGACCACGATGCTCAACTGCCTCGCCGCGGCCGTGCCGGGCGGCGAGCGGGTCATCAGTGCCGAGGAGGTCTTCGAGCTCCGCTTCAACCACCCCGACTGGGTCGCCATGCAGACCCGCCAGGCAGGCCTCGAGCAGACCGGCGCGATCGTGCTGCGCGACCTGGTCAAGGAGGCGCTCCGGATGCGGCCGAGCCGGATCCTGGTCGGGGAGGTGCGTGCCGCGGAGTGCCTCGACCTCCTGCTGGCGCTCAACTCCGGGCTGCCGGGCATGTGCACCCTCCACGCCAACAGTGCGCGCGAGGCGCTGGTGAAGATGTGCACGCTGCCGCTGCTCGCCGGCGACAACATCTCGGCGCGCTTTGTCGTGCCGACGGTGGCGAGCTCGGTGGACCTCGTCGTCCACCTCGGTCTCGGCGCCGACGGCGTACGCCGTGTCAACGAGGTCGTGGCCGTCCCGGGCCGCGTCGAGGCGGACGTCATCGAGGTGGAGCCGGTCTTCGTGCGCGACGGCGCTGAGCTGCGTCGCACCGGGGGAGTGCCCCCGAAGGTCGAGCGCTACGAGCGCGTGGGCATCGACATCCACCAGGTCCTGACGAGCACGGCCGGGGAGCACTGA
- a CDS encoding RNA polymerase sigma factor, which produces MTTATQSITAADHAWFSGEVRALLPSLYGAAVRLCHDRCNAEDLVAEALAKAWQKLPTLADRQAFPAWLLRILTHMIQHRAAKSRPEVESLRGDAGDFSLFERLHQPILLWWGNPEQVISAMSTRMTTVRNGSASASMAAARSRRSRPSRNSYAEVAHATPVYSCTWQVGTSAGRRG; this is translated from the coding sequence GTGACGACCGCAACACAATCGATCACGGCGGCGGACCACGCGTGGTTCTCCGGCGAGGTCCGCGCGCTGCTGCCGTCGCTGTACGGCGCGGCGGTGCGCCTGTGCCACGACCGTTGCAATGCTGAAGACTTGGTCGCCGAGGCGCTGGCGAAGGCTTGGCAGAAGTTGCCGACGCTGGCTGACCGGCAGGCCTTCCCCGCATGGCTGTTGCGCATTCTCACCCATATGATTCAGCACCGCGCGGCGAAGTCGCGCCCCGAGGTGGAGAGCCTGAGAGGAGACGCCGGTGACTTCTCCCTGTTCGAGCGGCTCCATCAGCCGATCCTGCTGTGGTGGGGAAACCCTGAGCAGGTCATCTCGGCGATGTCGACCAGGATGACGACGGTCCGGAACGGCTCGGCGAGCGCATCGATGGCTGCTGCGAGGTCGCGGCGGAGCAGACCGTCGAGAAACTCCTATGCCGAGGTGGCTCATGCGACCCCGGTATACTCTTGCACGTGGCAAGTAGGTACGTCCGCGGGGCGACGGGGTTGA
- a CDS encoding TetR family transcriptional regulator, with protein MASRYVRGATGLTGARPTKGFRRSLILRQAAVLFARQGFPSTTMDEIADASHITKRTLYRYVTSKDQLLFDIHDTFASESLVAGISSDMDPVDAFIALVRRHVEIVTEHQTEIGVFFEERKHLSQERQRLVELRRDAYERYAVALIEQGAGRDVFLDLNPRLVAQLVLGALTEMYHWYRPQGDSTPMEFADRYIDLFLRGIARERRLDVPSLPAGPLPVRLDEADMSPGERVRRAAIQEFARRGFHATSMQDLARAAGATKSAVMYHTGSKQRLLEEIHRETFSAAIAALRSVSGCPGVSPSDELFGLVAAHLRFTADRLDGVAVVNQNMRYLDGPAYHRVDELQSEWKSYFEAAIMRGIEVGSYRNVEPDFATRTVVGMLNSVALWYKPGGSLTPDDLARVSTLLLLHGLDVRPES; from the coding sequence GTGGCAAGTAGGTACGTCCGCGGGGCGACGGGGTTGACTGGGGCGCGGCCGACCAAAGGGTTTCGCCGCTCGTTGATCTTGCGCCAGGCCGCAGTGTTGTTCGCTCGGCAAGGCTTTCCAAGCACGACGATGGATGAGATCGCTGACGCATCTCACATCACAAAACGCACCTTGTACCGCTACGTCACTTCAAAAGACCAATTGCTGTTCGATATTCATGACACGTTCGCGAGCGAGTCGCTGGTCGCTGGAATCAGTTCGGACATGGATCCTGTCGACGCATTCATAGCGCTGGTTCGTCGCCACGTCGAGATTGTCACGGAGCATCAGACGGAGATTGGTGTCTTCTTTGAAGAGCGTAAGCACCTCAGCCAAGAGCGTCAGCGGTTGGTGGAACTTCGACGAGACGCATATGAGCGGTACGCCGTCGCGCTCATCGAACAGGGGGCTGGTCGCGATGTCTTCCTCGACCTAAACCCGAGGCTTGTTGCGCAATTGGTTCTCGGTGCCCTGACTGAGATGTATCACTGGTACCGGCCTCAGGGCGATTCGACACCGATGGAGTTCGCGGACCGCTATATCGATCTGTTTCTTCGTGGCATCGCCCGCGAGCGTCGCCTAGATGTCCCCAGTCTGCCGGCCGGCCCCCTTCCTGTAAGATTGGATGAGGCCGATATGAGTCCTGGAGAGCGGGTACGGAGGGCGGCCATTCAGGAGTTCGCAAGGCGAGGGTTTCACGCGACCTCGATGCAGGATCTCGCCCGGGCCGCCGGCGCCACTAAGAGTGCTGTTATGTATCACACGGGGTCCAAACAACGTCTCCTTGAGGAAATTCACCGAGAGACCTTCTCTGCAGCGATCGCGGCGCTCCGAAGCGTATCGGGGTGCCCCGGCGTATCGCCGTCTGATGAGTTGTTCGGGCTGGTCGCTGCCCATCTCCGGTTTACGGCCGATCGCCTCGACGGCGTGGCCGTCGTCAACCAGAACATGAGGTATCTCGATGGCCCGGCCTACCACCGAGTAGACGAACTTCAGAGCGAATGGAAGTCGTACTTCGAGGCCGCGATCATGAGGGGTATTGAGGTTGGTTCCTACCGAAACGTCGAGCCTGATTTCGCGACTCGTACAGTTGTAGGCATGCTGAATTCCGTAGCGCTGTGGTACAAACCGGGGGGCTCCCTTACCCCCGATGACTTGGCACGGGTGAGCACTCTTCTACTGCTGCATGGCCTCGACGTCAGGCCTGAATCCTGA
- the istB gene encoding IS21-like element helper ATPase IstB translates to MSTTTKVGPVDPVGTDLMRTLKALKLGGLKDTLPERLALAKQRKMGHAAFLELVLADEITRRESRSAMLRARTAGLDPTMRLEAWDELDDLSYDRTLLSDLTSLRFTEAGHGALILGPVGVGKTHLASALGHTAIRRRLSVHFARADKLFTRLRAARLDNTLEAEIRKLARVDVLIIDDFALRRLEATETNDFYEIIVERHRRASTIVTSNRDPAEWLAMMSDALLAQSAIDRLTSGAHTLVIEGPSYRQRDRLNQRADIDPGSEAL, encoded by the coding sequence ATGAGCACAACGACCAAGGTCGGGCCGGTCGATCCGGTCGGGACCGACCTGATGCGGACACTGAAGGCGCTCAAGCTCGGCGGTCTGAAGGACACCCTGCCCGAGCGGCTCGCGCTGGCCAAGCAACGCAAGATGGGCCATGCCGCGTTCCTCGAGCTGGTGCTGGCCGACGAGATCACTCGCCGGGAGTCCCGCTCGGCGATGCTGCGCGCCCGCACCGCCGGGCTGGACCCCACGATGCGGCTGGAAGCCTGGGACGAGCTCGACGACCTCTCCTACGACCGGACCCTGCTGTCGGACCTGACCAGCCTGCGGTTCACCGAGGCCGGCCACGGCGCCCTGATCCTCGGCCCGGTCGGCGTCGGGAAGACCCACCTCGCATCAGCGCTCGGCCACACCGCTATCCGACGCCGGCTCAGCGTCCACTTCGCCCGCGCCGACAAGCTGTTCACCCGGCTCCGCGCCGCCCGACTCGACAACACCCTCGAGGCCGAGATCCGCAAGCTCGCCCGCGTCGACGTGCTGATCATCGACGACTTCGCGCTACGACGGCTCGAGGCCACCGAGACCAACGACTTCTACGAGATCATCGTCGAACGCCACCGCCGCGCGAGCACCATCGTGACCTCGAACCGGGACCCCGCCGAGTGGCTGGCCATGATGAGCGACGCGCTGCTCGCCCAGTCCGCGATCGACCGACTCACCTCAGGCGCGCACACCCTGGTCATCGAAGGCCCCTCCTACCGGCAACGAGACCGACTCAACCAGCGCGCCGACATTGACCCAGGAAGCGAGGCCCTGTGA
- a CDS encoding IS30 family transposase, producing the protein MPPISLAEPTGRYLSFEEREEIAILHAQDKGVREIARAIGRDPGTVSRELRRNAATRGGKQEYRATVAQWKAQQAAKRPKTAKLLENPKLREYVQDRLAGNVRRPDGTIVTGPTPAPWKGLNKPHRADRRWSLAWSPEQIAQRLKVDFPDDESMRISHEAIYQSLFIEGRGALKRELVTCLRTGRALRQPRARSQNKPGGHVTADVVLSERPAEAEDRAVPGHWEGDLIIGTGRSAIGTIVERSSRSTILVHLPRMEGWGEKPYVKNGPSLGGYGAVAMNAALSASITKLPEQLRKTLTWDRGKELSGHAQFALETGTKVFFADPHSPWQRPSNENTNGLLRQYFPKGTDLSRWSAEDLEAVAHALNNRPRKILGWKTPAEVFDEQLRSLQQPSVASTG; encoded by the coding sequence ATGCCGCCCATTTCGCTGGCCGAGCCCACCGGCCGCTATCTGAGCTTCGAGGAACGTGAGGAGATCGCCATCCTGCACGCCCAGGACAAGGGCGTTCGCGAGATCGCCCGCGCGATCGGGCGTGATCCCGGAACGGTCTCACGCGAGTTGCGCCGCAACGCTGCGACTCGTGGGGGGAAGCAGGAGTACCGGGCCACCGTGGCGCAGTGGAAGGCACAGCAGGCGGCCAAGCGCCCCAAGACCGCGAAGCTGCTCGAGAACCCGAAACTGCGGGAGTACGTCCAAGATCGGCTCGCCGGCAACGTTCGCCGGCCCGACGGCACGATCGTCACTGGCCCCACACCGGCCCCCTGGAAGGGGCTGAACAAGCCGCACCGTGCCGACCGGCGTTGGTCGCTGGCCTGGAGCCCGGAGCAGATCGCACAGCGGTTGAAGGTCGACTTCCCCGATGATGAGTCCATGCGCATCAGCCACGAGGCGATCTACCAGTCGCTGTTCATTGAGGGGCGTGGTGCGCTCAAGCGCGAGCTGGTCACGTGTCTGCGCACCGGACGTGCGCTACGGCAGCCGAGGGCCCGATCGCAGAACAAGCCCGGTGGGCATGTCACGGCCGATGTGGTTCTCAGCGAGCGCCCCGCTGAAGCCGAAGACCGCGCCGTCCCGGGTCACTGGGAGGGCGACCTGATCATCGGCACTGGCCGGTCGGCGATCGGGACGATCGTTGAGCGCAGCAGCCGCTCAACGATCCTGGTCCACCTGCCACGCATGGAGGGCTGGGGCGAGAAGCCCTACGTGAAGAACGGTCCATCGCTCGGCGGCTACGGGGCCGTCGCGATGAACGCGGCGCTGAGTGCGTCGATCACCAAGCTGCCCGAGCAGCTGCGCAAGACCCTGACCTGGGATCGCGGCAAGGAGCTCTCGGGTCACGCGCAGTTCGCGTTGGAGACCGGCACGAAGGTGTTCTTCGCCGACCCCCACTCGCCGTGGCAGCGGCCGAGCAACGAGAACACCAACGGCCTGCTGCGCCAGTACTTCCCCAAAGGCACGGACCTGTCGCGTTGGTCCGCCGAGGACCTCGAGGCCGTCGCTCACGCGCTCAACAACCGGCCCCGCAAGATCCTTGGGTGGAAGACACCTGCCGAGGTGTTCGATGAGCAACTACGCTCGCTTCAACAACCCAGTGTTGCATCGACTGGTTGA
- a CDS encoding transposase, which translates to MVEVFEVLRAWLAGLGLRKVAERAGVDRKTARRYVAAAEAAGLSRDAGVEALTDELVGVVVEAVRPARPNGHGASWELLLAHEEQISAWVKGGDGAEPLSIVKIEELLARQGCVVSYRTLHRFAVERCGFRPKRTTVRVADGEPGVECQVDFAQMGYLTDPETGRRRKVHALIFTAVVSRHMFVWLTYSQTLVAVIAGCEAAWRFFGGAFKVLIPDNLKPVVTDADAVNPTLNVGWLDYAQHVGFGTDPARIGA; encoded by the coding sequence GTGGTTGAGGTGTTCGAGGTGCTGCGGGCGTGGCTCGCGGGGTTGGGGCTGCGGAAGGTCGCCGAGCGGGCCGGTGTGGACCGGAAGACCGCTCGCCGGTACGTGGCCGCGGCCGAGGCCGCCGGCCTGTCGCGCGACGCGGGTGTCGAGGCGCTCACCGATGAGCTGGTCGGTGTCGTGGTCGAGGCGGTGCGGCCGGCACGGCCGAACGGGCACGGCGCTTCGTGGGAGCTACTGCTGGCTCACGAGGAGCAGATCAGCGCCTGGGTCAAGGGCGGCGACGGCGCCGAGCCGTTGAGCATCGTGAAGATCGAGGAGTTGCTCGCCCGGCAGGGGTGCGTGGTGTCGTACCGGACGCTGCACCGGTTCGCGGTCGAGCGGTGCGGATTCCGACCGAAGAGGACCACGGTGCGGGTCGCCGACGGCGAGCCGGGCGTGGAGTGCCAGGTCGACTTCGCCCAGATGGGCTACCTGACCGACCCGGAGACCGGTCGCCGGCGGAAGGTGCACGCGCTGATCTTCACTGCCGTGGTCAGCAGGCACATGTTCGTGTGGTTGACCTACTCCCAGACGCTCGTCGCGGTGATCGCCGGCTGCGAGGCAGCCTGGCGGTTCTTCGGCGGCGCCTTCAAGGTGCTGATCCCGGACAACCTCAAGCCGGTCGTGACCGACGCCGACGCGGTGAACCCGACGCTGAACGTGGGCTGGTTGGACTACGCCCAGCACGTCGGGTTCGGGACCGACCCGGCCCGGATCGGGGCCTGA
- the istA gene encoding IS21 family transposase — protein sequence MKNERERMDIISAYREVGTYRGAAELCGTTHKTVRRVIDAHQASSRGEPPAPRVERGRNYDSVAHLVAEKVNDTVGKISAKRLLPAARAAGYEGSDRNFRRLVADAKREWRIGQARAGGRRPAVWTPGEVLAIDWGTEIVAGRRVHVFCAVLAWSRYRFVRFGPDEQQTTTLALLAECFEELGGVPKLVLADRMACLKGNVVANVVVPAPDYVRFAAHYRFRPDFCHASDPESKGIVENLVGYAKDDLLVPLRLEDDATVWAGGYAGLNTRARAWCTEVNGRRHSEIHAIPDDRLVTERDLLGELPSLRLEVGPAPITRKVDKLSCIRFGSARYSVPNRLIGRIVTVLVDERDRILRVIEPITGEVHAEHGLVAPGETSIDDAHYDRPRPATPERRARGRTVAEKQFLALGPVAEQFLVGAAAAGVTKLNTEIATVLDLGAAHGTDALQAALERAVAFGRWRSDDVRSILATNGHAPRPTPAGQALVMTLPTVPTRTLDAYRINPDARPAAGPLLDEAVDGGDVS from the coding sequence TTGAAGAACGAGAGAGAACGAATGGACATCATTTCGGCCTACCGCGAGGTGGGCACTTACCGGGGAGCGGCCGAGTTGTGCGGCACGACCCACAAGACGGTGCGTCGGGTCATCGACGCCCACCAGGCCAGCAGTCGCGGCGAGCCGCCGGCGCCGCGGGTGGAGCGGGGTCGCAACTACGACTCGGTCGCCCACCTGGTCGCGGAGAAGGTCAACGACACCGTCGGCAAGATCAGCGCGAAGCGGCTGCTGCCGGCCGCGCGTGCGGCTGGGTATGAGGGGTCGGACCGGAACTTCCGGCGGCTGGTCGCGGACGCGAAGCGCGAGTGGCGCATCGGGCAGGCCCGTGCTGGCGGACGCCGACCGGCGGTGTGGACCCCGGGTGAGGTACTCGCCATCGACTGGGGCACCGAGATCGTGGCCGGCCGACGGGTGCACGTGTTCTGTGCGGTGCTGGCCTGGTCGCGCTACCGGTTCGTCCGGTTCGGCCCCGATGAGCAGCAAACCACCACCCTGGCGCTGCTGGCCGAGTGCTTCGAGGAGCTCGGCGGGGTGCCGAAGCTGGTGCTGGCCGACCGGATGGCCTGTCTGAAGGGCAACGTGGTCGCGAACGTGGTCGTCCCGGCACCGGACTACGTCCGGTTCGCCGCCCACTACCGGTTCCGGCCCGACTTCTGCCACGCGAGCGATCCGGAATCCAAGGGCATCGTGGAGAACCTCGTCGGCTACGCCAAGGACGACCTCCTCGTCCCCTTGAGGCTTGAGGACGACGCGACCGTGTGGGCAGGCGGCTATGCCGGACTGAACACCCGCGCGCGAGCCTGGTGCACGGAGGTCAACGGCCGCCGGCACAGCGAGATCCACGCGATCCCGGACGACCGGCTGGTCACCGAGCGTGACCTGCTCGGCGAGCTGCCGTCGCTACGGCTCGAGGTGGGTCCCGCCCCGATCACCAGGAAGGTGGACAAGCTCTCCTGCATCCGATTCGGGTCCGCGCGCTACTCGGTCCCGAACCGGCTGATCGGGCGGATCGTGACGGTGCTGGTCGACGAACGCGACCGGATCCTGCGCGTGATCGAGCCGATCACCGGCGAAGTCCACGCCGAGCACGGGCTGGTGGCGCCGGGTGAGACCAGCATCGACGACGCCCACTACGACCGGCCCCGACCGGCCACACCCGAGCGTCGGGCGCGGGGCCGGACCGTGGCCGAGAAGCAGTTCTTGGCCCTGGGTCCAGTGGCCGAGCAGTTCCTGGTCGGTGCCGCCGCGGCCGGGGTCACCAAGCTCAACACCGAGATAGCCACGGTGCTGGACCTGGGCGCCGCCCACGGCACCGACGCACTGCAAGCGGCGCTGGAACGTGCGGTGGCGTTCGGGAGGTGGCGTTCCGACGACGTCCGGTCGATCCTGGCCACCAACGGACACGCACCCCGACCCACCCCGGCCGGGCAGGCGCTGGTGATGACCCTGCCCACCGTCCCGACCCGAACGCTGGACGCCTACCGGATCAATCCCGACGCCCGACCAGCCGCAGGACCGCTCCTGGACGAAGCCGTGGACGGCGGTGACGTGTCGTGA
- the istB gene encoding IS21-like element helper ATPase IstB — MTATTPPPLATDLNDGLKRLKMAAMRRLAPELLLTAKTQRWNPEEFLRTLIEAEIASRDESNRRTRMRQAGFPVTKRLEEFDVAASSIPPATFDYLASLEWIRAAENVCLIGPAGTGKSHTLIALGIAAVETGHRVRYFTAAELVETLYRGLADNSVGKVIENLLRHDLLLVDELGFAPLDDTGAQLLFRFVAAAYERRSLGIASHWPFESWGRFLPEHTTAVSMLDRLLHHCHTVVTDGDSYRMKQARANGGTRLKSN, encoded by the coding sequence GTGACCGCCACGACCCCGCCGCCGCTGGCCACCGACCTGAACGACGGACTGAAGCGGCTCAAGATGGCCGCGATGCGCCGCCTGGCACCCGAGCTGCTCCTCACCGCGAAGACCCAACGCTGGAACCCCGAGGAGTTCCTCCGCACCCTCATCGAGGCCGAGATCGCCTCACGTGATGAGTCCAACCGGCGTACCCGGATGCGACAAGCCGGCTTCCCGGTCACCAAACGACTCGAGGAGTTCGACGTCGCCGCATCCTCGATCCCACCGGCCACGTTCGACTACCTCGCCAGCCTGGAGTGGATCCGCGCCGCCGAGAACGTGTGCCTGATCGGGCCCGCCGGGACGGGGAAGTCACACACCCTGATCGCACTCGGGATCGCGGCAGTCGAAACAGGTCACCGGGTCCGTTACTTCACCGCCGCCGAACTCGTCGAGACCCTCTACCGCGGGCTGGCCGACAACTCCGTCGGGAAGGTCATCGAGAACCTGCTGCGCCACGACCTGCTCCTGGTCGACGAGCTCGGGTTCGCGCCGCTGGACGACACCGGCGCGCAGCTGCTGTTCCGGTTCGTCGCGGCTGCCTACGAACGCCGCTCGCTCGGGATCGCGTCCCACTGGCCCTTCGAGTCCTGGGGACGGTTCCTGCCCGAGCACACCACCGCGGTCAGCATGCTCGACCGGCTCCTGCACCACTGCCACACCGTCGTCACCGACGGCGACTCCTACCGAATGAAACAGGCCCGAGCGAACGGAGGAACCCGCCTCAAGAGCAACTGA
- a CDS encoding acetyl-CoA hydrolase/transferase C-terminal domain-containing protein: MHETNRAPLELSLPGRTEVTDEFGRLAATLVRPGDSLQFSPGGVGDAFLRALDVPVRIDSGTAGDADVDLDARGLILDSPLATYLAGSGVVYRWADTRRILARVEHTHNLTRLANQELVAMSTALEIDLTGQVNVEGFGADVIAGVGGHPDYAGAAVQAIDGLSVVALPTVRGGRRTLVDRLSTPTSTTRSDVDVVVTENGIADLRGLSDAERTRALRSIWGSDPS; the protein is encoded by the coding sequence GTGCACGAGACGAACCGTGCTCCGCTCGAGCTTTCGCTGCCCGGGCGCACCGAGGTCACCGATGAGTTCGGGCGGCTGGCTGCGACGCTGGTCAGACCTGGCGACAGCCTGCAATTCAGTCCCGGAGGCGTGGGGGACGCCTTCTTGCGTGCACTCGACGTGCCGGTGAGGATCGACTCCGGAACCGCGGGCGATGCGGACGTGGACCTGGATGCGCGGGGTCTCATCCTGGACAGTCCGCTCGCGACGTACCTCGCGGGGAGCGGCGTGGTATATCGATGGGCTGACACGCGGCGCATACTCGCGCGGGTCGAGCACACCCACAACCTCACCCGGCTGGCCAACCAGGAGCTGGTGGCGATGAGCACAGCCCTGGAAATCGATCTCACAGGTCAGGTCAACGTCGAGGGCTTCGGTGCGGACGTGATCGCCGGTGTCGGGGGTCATCCGGACTACGCCGGAGCAGCGGTGCAGGCGATCGACGGGTTGAGCGTGGTCGCACTACCGACCGTACGGGGAGGTCGGCGCACGCTGGTCGACCGGCTCAGCACGCCCACGTCAACGACGCGGTCCGACGTTGACGTCGTGGTGACCGAGAACGGGATCGCGGATCTCCGCGGTCTCAGCGATGCCGAGCGGACCAGAGCCCTGCGGTCGATCTGGGGTTCCGACCCGTCCTGA